From a single Bacteroidetes Order II. bacterium genomic region:
- a CDS encoding sigma-70 family RNA polymerase sigma factor — protein sequence MAHSPEVTQLLSRINENDDQAMNQLIPIIYEELRRIAHAKLRWESSGVTLNTTALVHEAYFKLADQKAANWQNRNHFFAIAAQAMRRIILNNAEKKRAQKRGGSQRDLDVDEVAEWLTDTQSEEILALDEALEQLKSFDERGYNVVVYRFYGGLSYEEIAAIMELSNITVRRSWNAAKLWLGRSLRTSLLG from the coding sequence ATGGCTCATTCTCCCGAAGTGACGCAACTACTTTCCCGCATCAATGAAAATGATGATCAGGCCATGAACCAACTAATTCCTATCATCTATGAAGAATTAAGGCGCATTGCCCATGCCAAACTCCGTTGGGAATCATCGGGGGTAACCCTCAATACAACGGCTTTAGTGCACGAAGCCTACTTTAAATTGGCAGACCAGAAAGCCGCCAATTGGCAAAACCGGAATCATTTTTTTGCGATTGCCGCGCAAGCCATGCGCCGGATCATCCTGAACAATGCGGAGAAAAAACGCGCCCAAAAACGAGGTGGTAGCCAACGCGATTTAGATGTGGATGAAGTGGCCGAATGGCTGACGGATACGCAAAGCGAAGAAATTTTGGCATTAGACGAGGCGTTAGAACAACTTAAATCCTTTGATGAACGTGGATATAATGTGGTGGTTTATCGGTTTTATGGTGGGCTGAGCTACGAAGAAATTGCCGCCATCATGGAACTCTCGAATATTACCGTCCGTCGGTCTTGGAACGCAGCCAAACTCTGGCTGGGGCGTTCCTTGCGAACCTCCTTGTTGGGATAA